One Cardiocondyla obscurior isolate alpha-2009 linkage group LG11, Cobs3.1, whole genome shotgun sequence DNA segment encodes these proteins:
- the LOC139106761 gene encoding adipose-secreted signaling protein isoform X1, whose product MGDKEHHVHFSGGSGLGKDNNIMIQPQRHGHIDVHLGFLQLYHRYHIEFSVPWNTCIHPEEKTAAPAVIAGHHNANCHIVDFAQDKDGLRLKVELLAYKEKLLKEDIEVMCCPSGTPLKIVLNARVLAKEKGTPLLRNGIHSIAVEGNDEDEVSE is encoded by the exons ATGGGAGATAAAG AGCATCATGTTCACTTCAGCGGTGGAAGTGGGCTTGGAAAAGATAACAACATTATGATACAGCCACAACGACATGGTCACATAGATGTTCATTTAGGATTCCTGCAACTGTACCATAG GTATCACATAGAATTTTCAGTTCCATGGAACACATGTATTCATCCAGAAGAGAAAACTGCAGCTCCAGCAGTAATTGCAGGGCATCACAATGCAAATTGTCACATTGTTGATTTTGCTCAAGACAAAGATGGCTTAAg gttaaaagtagagctGCTGGCATAtaaggaaaaattgttaaagGAGGATATTGAAGTAATGTGTTGTCCATCGGGTACTCCATTGAAAATTGTGCTGAATGCACGTGTTTTAGCAAAAGAGAAGGGTACACCTTTGTTGAGAAATGGCATACACAGTATTGCCGTCGAAGGGAACGATGAAGATGAGGTGTCTGAGTAA
- the LOC139106761 gene encoding adipose-secreted signaling protein isoform X2, with product MIQPQRHGHIDVHLGFLQLYHRYHIEFSVPWNTCIHPEEKTAAPAVIAGHHNANCHIVDFAQDKDGLRLKVELLAYKEKLLKEDIEVMCCPSGTPLKIVLNARVLAKEKGTPLLRNGIHSIAVEGNDEDEVSE from the exons ATGATACAGCCACAACGACATGGTCACATAGATGTTCATTTAGGATTCCTGCAACTGTACCATAG GTATCACATAGAATTTTCAGTTCCATGGAACACATGTATTCATCCAGAAGAGAAAACTGCAGCTCCAGCAGTAATTGCAGGGCATCACAATGCAAATTGTCACATTGTTGATTTTGCTCAAGACAAAGATGGCTTAAg gttaaaagtagagctGCTGGCATAtaaggaaaaattgttaaagGAGGATATTGAAGTAATGTGTTGTCCATCGGGTACTCCATTGAAAATTGTGCTGAATGCACGTGTTTTAGCAAAAGAGAAGGGTACACCTTTGTTGAGAAATGGCATACACAGTATTGCCGTCGAAGGGAACGATGAAGATGAGGTGTCTGAGTAA
- the Obp13 gene encoding odorant binding protein 13: protein MKAIVIVLAISVVAVLGELTDEQRAKLKAYKVSCITESGVDPTVVENAKKGQAPENDEKLACFATCMLTKIGIMTADGEVDWDVARSKLPSDVPSEKADQLYNACKDISGTGCEKGHNLFKCFLANKQFHLLPSN from the exons ATGAAGGCAATCGTTATCGTACTTGCTATTTCTGTTGTTGCTGTCTTG GGAGAGCTCACAGATGAACAAAGGGCAAAATTGAAGGCGTACAAAGTATCCTGTATCACCGAATCTGGCGTCGATCCAA CCGTGGTTGAAAATGCGAAGAAAGGACAAGCACCTGAGAATGACGAAAAGCTTGCCTGTTTCGCTACTTGTATGTTGACTAAAATTGGAATT ATGACTGCTGACGGAGAAGTTGACTGGGACGTAGCTCGTAGTAAACTGCCGTCAGATGTGCCGAGTGAAAAAGCCGATCAATTATACAACGCCTGCAAAGATATTT CTGGAACCGGCTGCGAAAAGGGACACAATCTGTTTAAATGCTTCTTGGCGAACAAACAGTTTCATCTTCTACCAAGCAACTGA
- the Srp72 gene encoding signal recognition particle subunit SRP72 has protein sequence MCLKNMASKESNLSMLYTELNKLGQNGEYERALKTANRILGISQDEEAAFHCKIICYIQLSKFNEALQFIVKTPKLATNLEFEKGYCLYRLNQVSEALKVIESIQNPSLKIKELKAQILYRLERYEECFGVYRDIIKNSNDEYEEERETNLAAVLGNLAIEGSDLEVPSLREHTYELTYNAACRLLAQGTRDDKFILAEAEKKLRIAEKMCKEGLEEDGASEEEIENELGVIRVQLGYCLHLQGREKEAHALYTAALKAKPDDIALVAVANNNLVCLNKDQNVFDSKKRMKSATHESLEHKLTSKQRKNIAYNQCLLALYTDQGEQCHQLCNNLAKDHATLAADAMFIKAVQLSKEGKPKEAAKLLTEHAVGEKEISMKLASAQLLLSHEERKDAIAIFENLNERDRSLPGIVSALVTLYLADNDRERASAVLKNAVAYYKKNKETTENLGELWRQAANFYLRGGELKIAADILQELVDASPSDTKTLAQLVVAYVQFCPSKAQLLSKRLPPLHDLAETTDVDALESSNWVIGTKVIKKKVEPSPGKPVLDTIQKKHKKRKRRGKLPKNYDPNVVPDPERWLPRHERSGFRKKRDRRNRDTAMKGTQGAATGASDLYDITKMPANAKPSPNPRHTSTAETSGPRQQQRKVQQKKKKKGSKW, from the exons ATGTGCTTGAAAAACATGGCTTCAAAAGAAAGTAATCTTTCTATGTTATAcacagaattaaataaattaggaCAAAACGGGGAATATGAGAGGGCTCTAAAAACGGCAAACAGAA TCTTAGGTATTTCTCAAGATGAGGAAGCAGCATTTCATTGTAAGATCATTTGCTACATCCAGCTGTCAAAATTCAATGAGGCACTACAATTCATTGTTAAAACTCCCAAACTGGCAAC gaATCTGGAGTTTGAAAAAGGATACTGTCTATATCGTTTAAATCAAGTCTCAGAAGCGTTAAAAGTGATAGAAAGTATACAAAATCCTTCTCTGAAGATTAAAGAACTAAAGGCTCAGATATTATATCGTTTGGAAAGATATGAAGAATGTTTTGGAGTATATAGagatatcattaaaaattcgaATGATGAGTAtgaagaggaaagagaaacaaaTCTTGCAGCTGTACTTGGAAACTTAGCAATTGAGGGAtct gaTTTAGAAGTTCCTTCTTTACGCGAGCATACTTATGAATTGACATATAATGCAGCCTGTCGGCTGCTTGCACAAGGAACCAGAGatgacaaatttattttagcagAAGCAGAAAAGAAATTGCGAATTGCTGAGAAAATGTGCAAGGAAGGATTAGAGGAAGATGGAGCATCTGAAGAAGAGATCGAAAATGAATTGGGTGTAATTCGAGTGCAGCTCGGTTATTGCTTGCACTTACAAGGTCGAGAAAAAGAAGCACACGCATTATATACCGCGGCTTTGAAAGCCAAGCCAGATGATATTGCACTGGTTGCTGTAGCCAATAACAATTTAGTTTGCCTAAATAAAGATCAAAATGTCTTCGATAGTAAAAAGAGAATGAAAAGTGCCACTCACGAAAGTCTCGAGCACAAATTAACTtctaaacaaagaaaaaatatcgCATATAATCAGTGTCTATTAGCGCTTTACACTGATCAA GGAGAACAGTGTCATCAACTGTGCAATAATCTTGCGAAAGATCACGCTACACTCGCAGCAGATGCGATGTTTATTAAAGCTGTGCAACTCAGTAAAGAAGGCAAACCAAAAGAAGCAGCAAAACTATTAACCGAACATGCAGTcggcgaaaaagaaatatctatGAAATTGGCCAGCGCTCAATTACTATTAAGCcatgaagaaagaaaagatgcaatcgcgattttcgagaatCTAAATGAAAGAGATAGATCTTTGCCTGGAATAGTTAGCGCACTTGTTACGCTTTATTTGGCTGATAATGACCGGGAAAGAGCATCAgctgttttaaaaaatgcagttgcttattataaaaagaataag GAAACCACTGAAAATTTAGGAGAATTGTGGCGACAAGCTGCTAACTTTTACTTGCGTGGCGGAGAACTCAAAATTGCTGCCGATATTCTACAAGAATTAGTAGATGCCTCACCATCCGACACTAAAACTTTGGCTCAATTAGTTGTAGCTTATGTACAATTTTGTCCTAGTAAAGCACAATTATTGTCCAAAAGATTACCGCCGCTTCACGATCTTGCCGAAACTACCGATGTTGACGCATTAGAAAGCAGCAATTGGGTCATTGGAacaaaagtaataaagaaaaaagtcgaACCTTCACCTgg caaacCAGTATTAGATACAATTCAAAAGAAACACAAGAAACGTAAACGTAGAGGTAAGTTACCAAAGAACTATGATCCGAACGTTGTGCCAGATCCAGAACGATGGTTGCCGAGACACGAACGTAGTGGATTCCGTAAGAAACGGGACAGAAGAAATAGAGACACTGCTATGAAAGGAACACAGGGTGCCGCTACAGGAGCAAGTGATCTCTA TGACATTACTAAAATGCCTGCAAATGCTAAACCTTCTCCCAACCCTCGTCATACTTCCACAGCGGAAACTTCAGGACCACGTCAGCAACAACGTAAAGTtcaacagaaaaagaaaaagaaaggtagCAAAtggtaa
- the LOC139106773 gene encoding uncharacterized protein isoform X3 has protein sequence MGIESRCSPSMSPECKLQRQAKSIPTVEIYRPPAARRANNCSQITSTQTQIQSTTDSPSVKNVRQKRPDRAVYVPRHRRSLETEDKKPQNLKASHATLNEDSNMNNNFKVQDVCCSQQNINDVTLNQISENRDMKIENEHFSQEISEHVSLDSEKISDTRSGTEHIYKFSEELKNMPPLFEEKETFNSLDENNANPNLSKLCSQVETDDKQLEKIQETMKKHESSLKNLPCTDINVSDVIVISDSTQKKSEQSEQLSSILVTPPEKKVKKVERPKSKPAAPPSPPLKMNRDECDWDSLFDDNGDCLDPTLIEELTSAVGEVVIEQPKNDYKAYSKQVEVSSDEFAHVVEIYNFPSEFKTSDLAAVFSSFKNGGFELKWVDDTHCLGVFSSPLVAAEVLASNHPFVKTRPLSEATALSKTKARRSAEFLQPYRNRPETCAALARRLVTGALGVRLATARQEREHEKNVLREAKEKKRLANKQREDVWEGIIPTK, from the exons ATGGGTATCGAAAGTCGATGCTCACCATCAATGTCTCCAGAATGCAAACTACAGCGAcaag CCAAATCAATTCCAACAGTTGAAATCTATAGACCACCTGCAGCTAGAAGAGCTAACAATTGCTCTCAGATAACTAGCACACAGACACAAATTCAATCAACTACAGATTCTCCTTCAGTCAa gAATGTACGTCAAAAACGACCAGACCGAGCAGTTTACGTGCCAAGGCATCGCAGAAGTTTGGAAACTGAAGATAAGAAGCCGCAAAACCTAAAAGCTTCTCACGCGACGTTAAATGAAGACTcgaatatgaataataattttaaagtacaaGATGTGTGCTGTAGTcaacaaaatattaacgatGTAACTTTGAATCAAATCTCTGAGAATCGTGACATGAAGATCGAAAATGAACACTTTTCACAAGAGATATCAGAACACGTTTCTTTAGATTCCGAAAAAATATCCGATACTCGTAGTGGCACTGaacacatatataaattttcagaagaattaaaaaatatgccaCCTTTAttcgaagaaaaagaaacatttaataGTCTTGACGAAAATAATGCTAATCCCAATCTATCAAAGTTATGTAGTCAAGTTGAAACTGATGACAAACAATTAGAAAAGATTCAAGAAACTATGAAAAAACATGAATcctcattaaaaaatttaccttgTACGGATATAAATGTATCGGATGTTATAGTAATTTCCGATTCCACTCAAAAGAAATCTGAACAATCTGAACAACTCTCTTCAATTCTTGTAACACCAcctgaaaaaaaagtaaaaaaggtGGAAAGACCGAAAAGCAAACCTGCTGCACCACCTTCTCCACCTTTGAAAATGAACAGAGACGAATGTGATTGGGATAGCTTATTCGATGATAATGGTGATTGTTTAGATCCAACATTAATAGAAGAG CTTACATCAGCAGTAGGTGAAGTAGTAATAGAACAACCAAAAAACGATTACAAAGCATACAGCAAACAAGTCGAAGTATCCAGCGACGAGTTTGCACACGttgtagaaatttataattttccttCTGAATTTAAAACTAGTGATTTGGCGGCCGTATTCAGTTCTTTTAAGAATGGTGGTTTTGAGCTGAAGTGGGTAGATGATACCCATTGTTTGGGAGTTTTTAGCAGTCCTCTTGTTG ctgCCGAAGTGTTAGCATCGAATCATCCATTTGTGAAAACGAGACCTCTTAGCGAAGCTACTGCTTTGAGTAAAACGAAAGCTAGAAGAAGCGCAGAATTTTTGCAACCTTATAGGAATCGTCCAGAAACGTGCGCCGCACTAGCTCGAAGATTAGTTACGGGTGCATTGGGTGTGAGGCTCGCCACAGCTAGACAAGAACGTGAGCACGAAAAGAATGTATTACGTGAAGCAAAAG AGAAAAAACGATTAGCCAACAAACAACGAGAGGATGTTTGGGAGGGTATAATACctacaaagtaa
- the LOC139106773 gene encoding R3H and coiled-coil domain-containing protein 1 isoform X1, protein MSLQDSLFSEDVEHDVTVFAKNQTRRRVLVFPPVNNYRRFLIHQLIQDRFPDLLHTFSIGQGTDRRTVVCYKSDVRSDWNPKPNVPECKTNFTTRQKDTNFEMGIESRCSPSMSPECKLQRQAKSIPTVEIYRPPAARRANNCSQITSTQTQIQSTTDSPSVKNVRQKRPDRAVYVPRHRRSLETEDKKPQNLKASHATLNEDSNMNNNFKVQDVCCSQQNINDVTLNQISENRDMKIENEHFSQEISEHVSLDSEKISDTRSGTEHIYKFSEELKNMPPLFEEKETFNSLDENNANPNLSKLCSQVETDDKQLEKIQETMKKHESSLKNLPCTDINVSDVIVISDSTQKKSEQSEQLSSILVTPPEKKVKKVERPKSKPAAPPSPPLKMNRDECDWDSLFDDNGDCLDPTLIEELTSAVGEVVIEQPKNDYKAYSKQVEVSSDEFAHVVEIYNFPSEFKTSDLAAVFSSFKNGGFELKWVDDTHCLGVFSSPLVAAEVLASNHPFVKTRPLSEATALSKTKARRSAEFLQPYRNRPETCAALARRLVTGALGVRLATARQEREHEKNVLREAKEKKRLANKQREDVWEGIIPTK, encoded by the exons ATGAGTCTGCAGGACAGCCTATTCTCCGAGGATGTCGAACACGACGTGACCGTCTTCGCGAAGAACCAGACCCGCAGAAG agTGCTCGTCTTTCCGCCCGTGAACAATTATCGCCGATTTTTAATACACCAATTGATACAAGATCGTTTCCCGGATTTGTTACACACTTTCTCGATCGGCCAAGGGACGGACAGACGTACCGTGGTGTGCTACAAGAGCGATGTGAGAAG TGATTGGAACCCAAAACCGAATGTTCCTGAATGTAAAACGAACTTTACGACAAGACAGAAAGACACTAATTTTGAAATGGGTATCGAAAGTCGATGCTCACCATCAATGTCTCCAGAATGCAAACTACAGCGAcaag CCAAATCAATTCCAACAGTTGAAATCTATAGACCACCTGCAGCTAGAAGAGCTAACAATTGCTCTCAGATAACTAGCACACAGACACAAATTCAATCAACTACAGATTCTCCTTCAGTCAa gAATGTACGTCAAAAACGACCAGACCGAGCAGTTTACGTGCCAAGGCATCGCAGAAGTTTGGAAACTGAAGATAAGAAGCCGCAAAACCTAAAAGCTTCTCACGCGACGTTAAATGAAGACTcgaatatgaataataattttaaagtacaaGATGTGTGCTGTAGTcaacaaaatattaacgatGTAACTTTGAATCAAATCTCTGAGAATCGTGACATGAAGATCGAAAATGAACACTTTTCACAAGAGATATCAGAACACGTTTCTTTAGATTCCGAAAAAATATCCGATACTCGTAGTGGCACTGaacacatatataaattttcagaagaattaaaaaatatgccaCCTTTAttcgaagaaaaagaaacatttaataGTCTTGACGAAAATAATGCTAATCCCAATCTATCAAAGTTATGTAGTCAAGTTGAAACTGATGACAAACAATTAGAAAAGATTCAAGAAACTATGAAAAAACATGAATcctcattaaaaaatttaccttgTACGGATATAAATGTATCGGATGTTATAGTAATTTCCGATTCCACTCAAAAGAAATCTGAACAATCTGAACAACTCTCTTCAATTCTTGTAACACCAcctgaaaaaaaagtaaaaaaggtGGAAAGACCGAAAAGCAAACCTGCTGCACCACCTTCTCCACCTTTGAAAATGAACAGAGACGAATGTGATTGGGATAGCTTATTCGATGATAATGGTGATTGTTTAGATCCAACATTAATAGAAGAG CTTACATCAGCAGTAGGTGAAGTAGTAATAGAACAACCAAAAAACGATTACAAAGCATACAGCAAACAAGTCGAAGTATCCAGCGACGAGTTTGCACACGttgtagaaatttataattttccttCTGAATTTAAAACTAGTGATTTGGCGGCCGTATTCAGTTCTTTTAAGAATGGTGGTTTTGAGCTGAAGTGGGTAGATGATACCCATTGTTTGGGAGTTTTTAGCAGTCCTCTTGTTG ctgCCGAAGTGTTAGCATCGAATCATCCATTTGTGAAAACGAGACCTCTTAGCGAAGCTACTGCTTTGAGTAAAACGAAAGCTAGAAGAAGCGCAGAATTTTTGCAACCTTATAGGAATCGTCCAGAAACGTGCGCCGCACTAGCTCGAAGATTAGTTACGGGTGCATTGGGTGTGAGGCTCGCCACAGCTAGACAAGAACGTGAGCACGAAAAGAATGTATTACGTGAAGCAAAAG AGAAAAAACGATTAGCCAACAAACAACGAGAGGATGTTTGGGAGGGTATAATACctacaaagtaa
- the LOC139106773 gene encoding uncharacterized protein isoform X2 yields the protein MSLQDSLFSEDVEHDVTVFAKNQTRRSDWNPKPNVPECKTNFTTRQKDTNFEMGIESRCSPSMSPECKLQRQAKSIPTVEIYRPPAARRANNCSQITSTQTQIQSTTDSPSVKNVRQKRPDRAVYVPRHRRSLETEDKKPQNLKASHATLNEDSNMNNNFKVQDVCCSQQNINDVTLNQISENRDMKIENEHFSQEISEHVSLDSEKISDTRSGTEHIYKFSEELKNMPPLFEEKETFNSLDENNANPNLSKLCSQVETDDKQLEKIQETMKKHESSLKNLPCTDINVSDVIVISDSTQKKSEQSEQLSSILVTPPEKKVKKVERPKSKPAAPPSPPLKMNRDECDWDSLFDDNGDCLDPTLIEELTSAVGEVVIEQPKNDYKAYSKQVEVSSDEFAHVVEIYNFPSEFKTSDLAAVFSSFKNGGFELKWVDDTHCLGVFSSPLVAAEVLASNHPFVKTRPLSEATALSKTKARRSAEFLQPYRNRPETCAALARRLVTGALGVRLATARQEREHEKNVLREAKEKKRLANKQREDVWEGIIPTK from the exons ATGAGTCTGCAGGACAGCCTATTCTCCGAGGATGTCGAACACGACGTGACCGTCTTCGCGAAGAACCAGACCCGCAGAAG TGATTGGAACCCAAAACCGAATGTTCCTGAATGTAAAACGAACTTTACGACAAGACAGAAAGACACTAATTTTGAAATGGGTATCGAAAGTCGATGCTCACCATCAATGTCTCCAGAATGCAAACTACAGCGAcaag CCAAATCAATTCCAACAGTTGAAATCTATAGACCACCTGCAGCTAGAAGAGCTAACAATTGCTCTCAGATAACTAGCACACAGACACAAATTCAATCAACTACAGATTCTCCTTCAGTCAa gAATGTACGTCAAAAACGACCAGACCGAGCAGTTTACGTGCCAAGGCATCGCAGAAGTTTGGAAACTGAAGATAAGAAGCCGCAAAACCTAAAAGCTTCTCACGCGACGTTAAATGAAGACTcgaatatgaataataattttaaagtacaaGATGTGTGCTGTAGTcaacaaaatattaacgatGTAACTTTGAATCAAATCTCTGAGAATCGTGACATGAAGATCGAAAATGAACACTTTTCACAAGAGATATCAGAACACGTTTCTTTAGATTCCGAAAAAATATCCGATACTCGTAGTGGCACTGaacacatatataaattttcagaagaattaaaaaatatgccaCCTTTAttcgaagaaaaagaaacatttaataGTCTTGACGAAAATAATGCTAATCCCAATCTATCAAAGTTATGTAGTCAAGTTGAAACTGATGACAAACAATTAGAAAAGATTCAAGAAACTATGAAAAAACATGAATcctcattaaaaaatttaccttgTACGGATATAAATGTATCGGATGTTATAGTAATTTCCGATTCCACTCAAAAGAAATCTGAACAATCTGAACAACTCTCTTCAATTCTTGTAACACCAcctgaaaaaaaagtaaaaaaggtGGAAAGACCGAAAAGCAAACCTGCTGCACCACCTTCTCCACCTTTGAAAATGAACAGAGACGAATGTGATTGGGATAGCTTATTCGATGATAATGGTGATTGTTTAGATCCAACATTAATAGAAGAG CTTACATCAGCAGTAGGTGAAGTAGTAATAGAACAACCAAAAAACGATTACAAAGCATACAGCAAACAAGTCGAAGTATCCAGCGACGAGTTTGCACACGttgtagaaatttataattttccttCTGAATTTAAAACTAGTGATTTGGCGGCCGTATTCAGTTCTTTTAAGAATGGTGGTTTTGAGCTGAAGTGGGTAGATGATACCCATTGTTTGGGAGTTTTTAGCAGTCCTCTTGTTG ctgCCGAAGTGTTAGCATCGAATCATCCATTTGTGAAAACGAGACCTCTTAGCGAAGCTACTGCTTTGAGTAAAACGAAAGCTAGAAGAAGCGCAGAATTTTTGCAACCTTATAGGAATCGTCCAGAAACGTGCGCCGCACTAGCTCGAAGATTAGTTACGGGTGCATTGGGTGTGAGGCTCGCCACAGCTAGACAAGAACGTGAGCACGAAAAGAATGTATTACGTGAAGCAAAAG AGAAAAAACGATTAGCCAACAAACAACGAGAGGATGTTTGGGAGGGTATAATACctacaaagtaa
- the Und gene encoding methionine aminopeptidase 2 translates to MAAVLDEVGKSAEKLVNEEKDEIVDGEDKSGAAEASKKKKKKKKKKKAGAGEASADVPEGEDDKTKDNNAVAEGVTEVTENNGENEEAKKKKKKKRKPKDKGGVKQQTDPPTIPVSELFPDGNFPVGQVMIHGSTGTDDRMAKMRFTSEEARALDRMHNDIYNEARQAAEAHRQTRKHIMKWIKPGMTMIEICNELEDTARKLIGEDGLLAGLAFPTGCSRNHCAAHYTPNAGDPTVLEYDDVTKIDFGTHINGRIIDCAFTLTFNPKYDKLIEAVRDATNTGIKAAGIDVQLCDVGAAIQEVMESYEVELDGKTYPVKSIRNLNGHSISPYRIHAGKTVPIVRGGEAIRMEENEFYAIETFGSTGRGVVHDDMECSHYMKSFDAGFVPLRLQSSKSLLNTINKHFGTLAFCKRWLDRVGCTKYQMALKDLCEKGAVEAYPPLVDVKGCYTAQFEHTLVLRPTCKEVISRGDDY, encoded by the exons ATGGCGGCTGTGTTGGACGAAGTCGGCAAATCCGCCGAGAAACTCGTGAACGAGGAGAAGGACGAGATCGTCGACGGCGAGGATAAGTCCGGGGCGGCAGAGGcctcgaagaagaagaagaagaagaaaaagaagaagaaggccG GTGCCGGAGAAGCTAGTGCAGATGTACCAGAAGGAGAAGATGATAAAACTAAGGATAATAACGCAGTGGCTGAAG GTGTTACAGAGGTGACTGAAAACAATGGCGAAAATGAGGAagccaaaaagaaaaagaagaagaaacgtaAGCCCAAAGATAAAGGAGGTGTTAAACAGCAGACGGATCCACCAACTATTCCTGTGTCGGAATTATTCCCGGACGGCAATTTTCCAGTGGGTCAAGTAATGATTCATGGTTCTACTGGGACAGATGACAGAATGGCAAAAATGCGCTTTACAAGCGAAGAAGCTCGTGCTCTGGACAGAATGCACAATGATATTTATAATGAGGCCAGGCAAGCAGCTGAGGCACACCGGCAAACTAGGAAGCATATTATGAAATgg ATCAAGCCAGGAATGACTATGATAGAGATTTGTAATGAGCTAGAAGATACAGCACGGAAATTAATTGGAGAGGATGGCCTTTTAGCTGGACTGGCGTTTCCAACTGGTTGTTCCCGCAACCATTGTGCTGCTCATTATACCCCGAATGCTGGCGATCCGACCGTTCTCGAGTACGATGACGTTACTAAGATCGACTTTGGTACTCATATCAACGGGCGTATTATCGATTGCGCGTTTACTTTAACGTTTAATCCTAAGTACGATAAGCTGATTGAGGCTGTTCGCGATGCCACTAATACCGGCATCAAAGCCGCCGGCATTGATGTGCAATTATGCGATGTCGGTGCTGCTATTCAAGAAGTTATGGAGTCGTACGAGGTGGAATTGGATGGCAAGACGTATCCG GTGAAATCAATTAGGAATTTGAATGGTCATTCGATCTCGCCTTATCGCATACACGCAGGGAAGACTGTACCGATAGTTAGAGGTGGCGAAGCAATCCGAATGGAAGAAAACGAATTTTATGCGATTGAAACTTTTGGATCTACTGGTAGAGGTGTGGTTCACGATGACATGGAATGTTCGCATTACATGAAGAGTTTTGATGCTGGATTTGTGCCATTAAGATTGCAAAGTAGCAAGTCTCTTCTCAATACTATCAATAAACATTTCG GTACTTTGGCTTTCTGTAAACGTTGGTTGGATCGCGTCGGTTGCACCAAGTACCAAATGGCGTTAAAGGATCTCTGCGAGAAAGGCGCCGTAGAAGCGTATCCGCCGTTGGTTGATGTCAAGGGCTGTTACACTGCTCAGTTTGAGCATACACTTGTTCTACGTCCCACATGTAAAGAAGTAATTTCCCGCGGTGACGATTACTAA